One segment of Planctomycetaceae bacterium DNA contains the following:
- a CDS encoding DNA-directed RNA polymerase subunit omega, which translates to MLDDFREDDIVRKVGGRFKLSTLVQKRMVALNRGARPLVDLPTKDLMQIVVAEIMTDKIYLDMSGRVRTVADESETVDALSALLADDDGGPVIDDM; encoded by the coding sequence ATGCTGGATGATTTTCGCGAAGACGACATTGTTCGCAAAGTGGGCGGACGTTTTAAGCTGTCGACACTGGTGCAGAAACGCATGGTGGCGCTGAATCGCGGCGCACGCCCGCTGGTAGACCTGCCGACCAAGGATCTGATGCAGATCGTGGTCGCCGAAATCATGACGGACAAGATCTACCTGGACATGTCCGGTCGCGTCCGCACCGTCGCGGACGAATCGGAAACCGTGGATGCCCTGAGCGCGCTGCTGGCTGACGACGATGGAGGTCCGGTCATCGACGACATGTGA
- the gmk gene encoding guanylate kinase, with amino-acid sequence MSGSSADKPVADRIVVLSGPSGSGKTTIVNKLIQESPVRLVKSVSATTRAPRPGEIDGQDYYFLTDEEFQKRLESNDFLEHAEVYSSGFFYGTLHSEVQRAWDEGGWAFLEIDVQGAMNVMQHYPQAVTIFLRTPSPEVFESRLRARRTEPEDVIRKRLATAAGELQYADRYRYVVVNDDLDRAVKEICQILKSEETAQNAG; translated from the coding sequence ATGTCTGGCTCTTCCGCAGACAAGCCAGTTGCCGATCGTATTGTCGTCCTGTCGGGCCCCTCCGGCAGCGGCAAGACCACAATCGTCAACAAGTTGATTCAGGAATCTCCCGTTCGGCTGGTCAAGTCCGTGTCCGCGACCACGCGCGCTCCCAGGCCGGGCGAAATTGACGGCCAGGACTACTACTTTCTGACGGACGAGGAGTTTCAGAAGCGGCTGGAATCGAACGACTTTCTGGAACACGCGGAAGTGTATTCGTCGGGGTTCTTTTACGGCACGCTGCATTCGGAGGTGCAGCGGGCGTGGGACGAAGGCGGGTGGGCGTTCCTGGAAATCGACGTTCAGGGAGCCATGAACGTGATGCAGCACTACCCGCAGGCTGTTACCATCTTCCTGCGAACACCGTCGCCGGAGGTATTCGAGTCACGACTGCGGGCTCGCCGGACGGAGCCTGAAGACGTCATCCGAAAACGGCTGGCCACCGCTGCCGGCGAATTGCAATATGCCGATCGCTACCGATACGTTGTCGTCAATGACGATCTGGATCGCGCTGTCAAAGAAATCTGTCAAATACTGAAGTCTGAGGAGACGGCACAGAATGCTGGATGA
- a CDS encoding YicC/YloC family endoribonuclease translates to MLLSMTGFGNGSCQTETVAVSAEIKAVNNRYLKLSMRLPDSIARFESDIEKLIREGISRGSIQVGMRVRFLSGVTGYSIDADVLRSYVEQLTAVAHRIDIHGSAQPALADLLQLPGVVLESDQSTEAAQSAWPAVKQALTEALEHFQDFRQKEGESMKADLKLQCRTIEDQVTEVATHAPVVVSEYREKLLERVRKAVDDVQIPVEDRDVIRELALFADRCDINEEITRLRSHLQQFDRFLESDRSMGRKLEFLGQEMFREINTIGSKANNVTVAHSVVEMKAAIERIREVLQNVE, encoded by the coding sequence GTGCTGCTTAGCATGACAGGTTTCGGCAACGGCTCGTGTCAAACGGAAACGGTCGCCGTCAGCGCTGAAATCAAGGCGGTGAATAATCGTTATCTGAAGCTGTCCATGCGGCTCCCGGATTCCATCGCGCGGTTCGAAAGTGATATCGAAAAGCTGATTCGCGAAGGCATTTCGCGAGGTTCGATCCAGGTCGGAATGCGGGTTCGATTTCTGTCGGGCGTCACCGGCTATTCCATCGATGCCGACGTCCTGCGCAGTTACGTGGAGCAACTGACGGCGGTCGCTCATCGAATCGACATTCACGGCAGCGCTCAGCCTGCGCTGGCCGATCTGCTGCAGCTACCGGGCGTGGTTTTGGAGTCCGATCAGTCCACAGAAGCCGCTCAGTCCGCATGGCCCGCCGTCAAACAGGCACTGACGGAGGCACTGGAACACTTTCAGGATTTCCGTCAGAAGGAAGGCGAGTCCATGAAAGCCGATCTGAAGCTGCAGTGCCGGACGATTGAGGACCAGGTAACCGAAGTTGCCACGCACGCTCCCGTCGTCGTTTCGGAATATCGCGAGAAGCTGCTGGAACGCGTCCGCAAGGCCGTTGACGACGTGCAGATTCCGGTCGAAGACAGGGACGTCATCCGGGAACTGGCGCTGTTTGCCGACCGCTGCGACATCAACGAAGAGATCACGCGGCTGAGATCTCATCTGCAGCAGTTTGACCGGTTTCTGGAAAGCGACCGGTCCATGGGCCGAAAGTTGGAGTTTCTCGGACAGGAGATGTTTCGGGAGATCAACACGATCGGTTCCAAGGCCAACAACGTCACGGTGGCCCACAGCGTTGTGGAAATGAAGGCGGCGATTGAACGGATTCGCGAAGTTCTGCAAAACGTGGAGTAG
- the secG gene encoding preprotein translocase subunit SecG gives MGSGFIFYSFAALLLFASFVMILLVLIQRGRGGGLAGAFGGMGGQSAFGTRAGDLFTRITVGVAVVWVLAAGILGISMRSRAESVRTGETSLFDERAAATNDSGSQVMTAEDDEMDDDGSSAADTEPGAPAEAPEDAGTPESTPEAGAEESDAADGDSAATPPDAEKAADPNSTPDADDSKASDE, from the coding sequence ATGGGTTCAGGTTTCATTTTCTATTCGTTCGCAGCCCTGTTGCTGTTCGCCAGCTTCGTCATGATCCTGCTGGTCCTGATCCAGCGGGGACGCGGTGGCGGGCTGGCCGGTGCTTTCGGTGGCATGGGCGGCCAGAGCGCGTTCGGCACGCGAGCCGGCGACCTTTTTACCAGGATTACTGTCGGCGTGGCCGTGGTCTGGGTCCTGGCGGCCGGAATTCTCGGAATCTCCATGCGAAGTCGTGCCGAAAGCGTCCGAACCGGCGAAACATCGCTGTTCGATGAGCGTGCTGCCGCGACAAACGATTCCGGTTCTCAGGTCATGACGGCGGAAGACGATGAAATGGACGACGATGGTTCGTCAGCCGCCGATACTGAACCCGGGGCACCGGCCGAAGCTCCGGAGGATGCGGGCACTCCCGAGTCGACTCCGGAAGCCGGTGCGGAGGAATCCGATGCCGCCGACGGCGACTCCGCCGCCACACCTCCCGATGCCGAAAAGGCCGCTGATCCGAATTCGACTCCGGATGCGGATGACTCGAAAGCTTCGGACGAGTAA
- the tpiA gene encoding triose-phosphate isomerase produces the protein MRRLLVAGNWKMNTTRSSGEALADALAAQVTRPEDGVEVLVCPPYPYLGSVAARLVGSAVQLGAQDVYFEPSGAFTGEVSVEMLKDVGCSHVIIGHSERRHVLGETDTVINRKVKAALAGGLTVVLCVGELLSEREAQKTKTVLDTQMAGGLAHVSEAETAQVVIAYEPVWAIGTGVTASPEQAESAHEHLRKWIANRYNPGVSEQMQILYGGSVKADNAEELMGQPNVDGALVGGASLKADAFVPIIEAARRLAS, from the coding sequence ATGCGACGCCTGCTTGTGGCCGGCAATTGGAAAATGAACACCACTCGTTCCAGCGGCGAAGCACTGGCAGATGCGCTGGCGGCGCAGGTGACTCGGCCGGAAGACGGCGTTGAAGTGCTGGTCTGTCCGCCGTACCCGTATCTGGGATCGGTTGCCGCGCGGCTGGTCGGCAGCGCCGTGCAACTTGGGGCTCAGGACGTCTACTTCGAACCCTCCGGAGCGTTCACGGGAGAAGTTTCTGTCGAGATGCTGAAGGACGTCGGCTGCAGCCACGTGATCATTGGTCACAGCGAACGCCGCCATGTGCTTGGCGAAACCGACACGGTCATCAACCGGAAGGTCAAAGCAGCGCTGGCGGGAGGACTGACGGTTGTGCTGTGCGTCGGTGAACTGCTGAGCGAACGTGAAGCTCAGAAGACGAAGACCGTGCTGGATACGCAGATGGCCGGCGGCCTGGCTCACGTTTCCGAGGCGGAGACGGCTCAGGTTGTCATCGCCTACGAGCCCGTGTGGGCGATCGGAACCGGAGTGACCGCCAGCCCTGAACAGGCGGAATCCGCCCATGAACACCTTCGCAAGTGGATCGCAAATCGTTACAATCCCGGCGTTTCCGAACAGATGCAGATTCTGTACGGAGGCAGTGTGAAGGCTGACAACGCCGAAGAACTGATGGGGCAGCCGAACGTCGACGGAGCATTGGTCGGCGGCGCCAGCCTGAAGGCGGATGCGTTTGTGCCAATCATCGAAGCGGCTCGTCGGCTGGCGAGTTGA
- a CDS encoding phytanoyl-CoA dioxygenase family protein, with protein sequence MATAEQQFKAVPDAGDLNGIPRDLRFHPANPTAAKTLTPQQVEGFNDDGFVRPIRVYSDSEIADIRRYFDDLLAQAIAAGGDSYSISTAHMKHAGVYDILTKREIVDCVADLLGENVVAWGSHFFCKMPKDGRAVAWHQDASYWPLSPSKAVTVWLAIDDADLENGCMKFIAGSHHSGHLTYRESTPDEHNVLNQTVENVEQYGHEVVDDLKAGEVSIHSDLLLHGSDANNSDRRRCGLTLRYCCADVKAAMGWNAKGVIVRGRDTSGHWQNPPRPQTA encoded by the coding sequence ATGGCAACCGCAGAACAACAGTTCAAGGCTGTACCCGACGCAGGAGATCTGAACGGAATTCCGCGCGACCTGCGGTTTCATCCGGCGAATCCGACAGCGGCGAAGACTCTCACGCCGCAGCAGGTGGAAGGCTTCAACGATGACGGATTCGTCCGGCCGATCCGAGTGTATTCCGACAGCGAAATTGCCGACATTCGCAGGTACTTTGACGATCTGCTGGCTCAGGCGATCGCCGCAGGAGGAGACAGCTATTCGATCAGCACGGCTCACATGAAGCACGCAGGAGTCTACGACATCCTGACGAAACGCGAGATCGTTGATTGCGTCGCCGACCTGCTCGGCGAAAACGTCGTTGCCTGGGGATCGCATTTCTTCTGCAAGATGCCCAAAGACGGCCGGGCGGTCGCGTGGCATCAGGACGCCAGCTACTGGCCCCTGTCGCCGTCAAAAGCCGTGACCGTCTGGCTGGCGATCGACGACGCCGATCTGGAAAATGGCTGCATGAAGTTTATTGCCGGATCGCACCATTCCGGCCACCTGACATATCGGGAAAGCACGCCGGACGAACACAACGTTCTGAATCAGACAGTGGAAAACGTCGAACAGTACGGCCACGAAGTCGTCGACGACCTGAAGGCCGGTGAAGTATCGATTCACAGCGACCTGCTGCTGCACGGTTCCGACGCCAACAACTCCGACCGCCGTCGCTGCGGCCTGACGCTGCGGTATTGCTGCGCCGACGTGAAAGCGGCCATGGGCTGGAACGCCAAGGGAGTCATCGTCCGCGGTCGCGATACCAGCGGCCACTGGCAGAACCCGCCCCGGCCGCAAACGGCGTGA
- a CDS encoding DUF4058 family protein — MPLHDWTRVSAGLFHHFHQSWSIRISDALNQSVLPPDMFALVEQRSGPLEPDVLAIESRDFENADVGSGFDGGGGSLTATAPQTSMVIHTDSTDYARKANRIVVHHQLGNILAVIEIISPGNKDRLKAITEFVNKTVEFLDAGVHVLIIDLFPPMKHDPAGIHKRIWDEYEDQDFAFPAGKSRLLASYRTDWDRTAYLEPLAVGDPLVDMPLFLSSRHHVKVPLESTYQAAWNASPAALRQAVESHPIA; from the coding sequence ATGCCACTACACGACTGGACCCGGGTTTCCGCGGGGCTGTTTCATCATTTTCACCAGAGTTGGTCGATCCGCATCTCGGACGCTTTGAACCAATCCGTGTTGCCTCCCGATATGTTCGCACTGGTCGAACAGCGGTCCGGGCCTCTGGAACCTGACGTCCTGGCGATCGAAAGCCGCGACTTCGAGAACGCCGATGTCGGGTCGGGGTTCGACGGCGGTGGCGGCAGCCTGACTGCAACCGCACCGCAAACCAGCATGGTCATCCACACCGACAGCACGGACTACGCCCGCAAGGCGAACCGAATCGTGGTCCACCATCAACTGGGCAACATTCTTGCGGTGATCGAAATCATCTCGCCGGGCAATAAGGACCGGCTGAAGGCGATCACCGAATTCGTGAACAAGACCGTTGAGTTTCTGGACGCCGGTGTTCACGTGCTGATCATCGATCTGTTTCCGCCGATGAAGCACGACCCGGCCGGCATTCACAAGCGCATCTGGGACGAGTACGAGGACCAGGACTTCGCCTTTCCGGCCGGTAAATCACGCCTGCTGGCGTCGTACCGGACTGACTGGGACCGGACCGCGTACCTGGAGCCTCTGGCTGTCGGCGACCCGCTGGTCGACATGCCGTTGTTTCTTTCGAGCCGTCATCACGTGAAGGTGCCGCTGGAAAGCACTTACCAGGCCGCGTGGAACGCCAGTCCCGCCGCGCTGCGACAGGCCGTTGAAAGCCACCCTATTGCGTGA
- a CDS encoding carbon starvation protein A, whose amino-acid sequence MLTLLVAVLSFIGFIVAYNTYGRWLANKIFQIDEAAVVPAHELRDDVDYVPTQRNVLAGHHFTSIAGTGPIVGPAIAVFWGWLPALLWVVLGSIFVGAVHDFGSLFVSLRSRGQTIGEVAGRLINPRAKLLFLLILFFALTIVLAIFGLVIANIFTMYPESTLSVWVAMPLAILIGMYVHKWQNASLLVPSLLALAVLYAAVYLGVYYPDWRIVLSESLHVSGSPIVAWTVLLMVYCFFASVLPVWLLLQPRDYINSHQLVVALVLLVAGVAVAGLTGKADLAGSTPAIVSAEDIPADAPPIMPFLFITIACGACSGFHCLVSSGTSSKQINNERDAQYVAYGSMLMEGALAVLVILACCAGVGMGVSDADGNLVTGEAAWRTRYPAGGSWAAFGLAKTVGAFVEGGANFLSATGIAQELAVGIIAVLVACFAATTLDTATRLHRYVIQELASSFRIAPLANKYGATLLAVSLGTLVAMIPNSAGEYGKGGLILWPLFGATNQLLAGLAFMVIIFYLIRRGRSVKFAVIPALMMTIIPAVALGWQMFHEGGWLDSKGWTLVAFGIVILALQAWMVIECLILVPRVKGVLEEALPPLARPATSRASAAAEAVAGPNC is encoded by the coding sequence ATGCTCACACTGCTGGTCGCTGTCCTGTCGTTCATCGGGTTCATCGTGGCGTACAACACGTATGGCCGCTGGCTGGCAAACAAGATCTTTCAGATCGATGAAGCCGCCGTGGTTCCGGCCCATGAGCTGCGTGACGATGTCGACTACGTTCCGACACAGCGCAATGTGCTGGCCGGTCATCATTTTACCAGTATCGCCGGAACCGGACCGATTGTCGGACCGGCCATCGCCGTTTTCTGGGGCTGGCTGCCGGCACTGCTGTGGGTCGTACTGGGGTCGATTTTCGTGGGCGCGGTCCACGATTTCGGAAGCCTGTTTGTGTCACTGCGAAGCCGAGGCCAGACCATCGGAGAAGTCGCCGGACGACTGATCAATCCCCGCGCAAAGCTGCTGTTCCTGCTGATTCTGTTCTTCGCCCTGACGATCGTTCTGGCGATTTTCGGACTGGTGATTGCCAACATCTTCACGATGTACCCCGAATCGACGCTGTCCGTGTGGGTCGCCATGCCGCTGGCGATCCTGATCGGCATGTACGTCCACAAGTGGCAAAACGCGTCGCTGCTCGTCCCGTCGCTGCTGGCACTGGCGGTGCTGTATGCGGCCGTTTATCTGGGCGTGTATTACCCCGACTGGCGAATCGTCCTGTCGGAATCCCTGCATGTTTCCGGTTCGCCGATTGTCGCGTGGACCGTCCTGCTGATGGTTTACTGCTTCTTCGCATCGGTGCTTCCCGTGTGGCTGCTGCTGCAGCCGCGAGACTACATCAACAGCCATCAACTGGTGGTGGCTCTGGTGCTGCTGGTCGCCGGCGTCGCGGTGGCCGGACTGACGGGAAAAGCGGACCTGGCCGGCAGCACTCCGGCGATTGTCAGTGCCGAGGATATCCCGGCCGACGCGCCGCCGATCATGCCGTTTCTGTTCATCACGATCGCCTGTGGAGCGTGCAGCGGATTTCACTGCCTTGTCAGCAGCGGCACCAGCAGCAAGCAGATCAACAACGAACGAGACGCCCAGTACGTCGCGTACGGATCGATGCTGATGGAAGGTGCCCTGGCGGTGCTGGTGATTCTGGCCTGCTGCGCGGGCGTCGGTATGGGAGTCAGCGACGCCGATGGAAATCTGGTTACGGGAGAAGCGGCCTGGCGAACTCGCTATCCGGCCGGCGGAAGCTGGGCAGCGTTCGGCCTGGCAAAGACCGTGGGAGCCTTCGTCGAAGGCGGAGCCAACTTTCTGTCGGCAACCGGGATTGCTCAGGAACTTGCGGTCGGCATCATCGCCGTGCTGGTCGCCTGTTTCGCCGCCACGACTCTGGACACCGCCACTCGGCTGCACCGCTACGTGATCCAGGAACTCGCCTCGTCGTTTCGAATCGCACCGCTGGCGAACAAGTACGGAGCAACGCTGCTGGCGGTTTCTCTGGGAACTCTGGTGGCCATGATTCCCAACTCCGCAGGAGAATACGGCAAGGGCGGCCTGATTCTGTGGCCGCTGTTCGGAGCGACAAATCAACTGCTGGCCGGTCTGGCGTTTATGGTCATCATCTTCTATCTGATTCGGCGAGGCCGCAGCGTGAAGTTTGCCGTCATCCCGGCGTTGATGATGACGATCATTCCGGCGGTCGCTCTGGGGTGGCAGATGTTTCATGAAGGCGGCTGGCTGGATTCCAAAGGCTGGACACTGGTCGCATTCGGCATCGTCATCCTTGCATTACAAGCGTGGATGGTGATCGAGTGCCTGATTCTGGTGCCGCGAGTGAAGGGCGTTCTGGAAGAAGCTTTGCCGCCGCTGGCTCGGCCTGCGACATCGCGAGCGTCGGCCGCTGCCGAAGCTGTTGCGGGGCCGAACTGCTGA
- the aceE gene encoding pyruvate dehydrogenase (acetyl-transferring), homodimeric type, whose product MVDQAVLETVSGIDPGELQEWYDSLEDVLHRYGPDRLRELLIHLQERAYARGVVFPFTANTPYINTIHHSEQASFPGNVEIERRIKNLVRWNAMAMVHRANKHFDGLGGHISTFASSATLYEIGQNHFFRGRSDDGPGDMVYFQGHASPGMYARAFLEGRLNESHLENFRRELPAGVGLSSYPHPWLMPDFWQFPTVSMGLGPICSIYHARFLRYMQHRGLMDTSRSRVWAFLGDGECDEPETLGAITLASRENLDNLTWVINCNLQRLDGPVRGNGKIIQELEAAFRGAGWNVIKVIWGSDWDPLLHADVEGKLVKRMGEIVDGQFQKYTVESADYIRDHFFGVDPDLLEIVANVSDEKLEKMRRGGHDPKKVYAAYHAAVRHQGAPTVILAKTIKGYGLGESGEGRNTTHNEKKLNDRELKNFRTRFNIPVSDEDVNEVPFYRPSDDSEEMQYLKKCRATLGGSVPSRSPVDERLPVPDLDDRLFQARPLLSGSDGGEGSTTFALAAILRGLVRHKGIGNRVVPIIPDEARTFGMESLFSLCGIYASKGQLYEPVDAGTLMYYREAKDGQLLEEGINEAGAMGSFIAAGSAYANLGMNMVPFYIYYSMFGFQRVGDLIWCAGDMRVKGFLCGGTSGRTTLNGEGLQHEDGHSQLMATTVPNLRAYDPAWGYELAVIIQEGLRRMYAEGEEIFYYLSVYNEAYEQPAMPDDDGIAEGIIKGMYRYSSTDSGEGQQHRPQLFGSGPILRCALAAQQILKNTWGIGSDVWSVTSYSELRREAMACRHYNDLHPDDAPRKSYLERTLENVTGPFVSTSDNVRLVADQLREWIPGEYLVLGTDGFGRSETREELRRHFRIDAESTAFAALQGLARMGAFDRAQLSEAIDRLGLNRDAPFPIDA is encoded by the coding sequence ATGGTCGATCAGGCTGTTCTGGAAACCGTTTCCGGGATTGATCCGGGTGAATTGCAGGAATGGTACGATTCCCTGGAAGACGTGCTGCACCGTTACGGACCGGACCGCCTGCGGGAATTGCTGATTCACCTGCAGGAACGCGCCTACGCTCGCGGAGTGGTGTTCCCGTTTACGGCTAACACGCCTTACATCAATACGATTCACCATTCAGAGCAGGCTTCGTTTCCCGGTAATGTCGAAATCGAGCGCCGCATCAAGAATCTGGTTCGCTGGAATGCGATGGCGATGGTTCATCGGGCCAACAAACATTTTGATGGCCTGGGCGGACATATCTCCACGTTTGCTTCATCCGCGACGCTTTACGAAATCGGTCAGAACCACTTCTTTCGCGGCCGGAGTGATGATGGTCCGGGCGACATGGTCTATTTTCAGGGTCATGCGTCCCCGGGAATGTACGCTCGAGCGTTCCTGGAAGGCCGGCTTAACGAATCTCATCTGGAAAACTTCCGCCGCGAACTTCCCGCCGGCGTTGGCTTGTCCAGCTATCCTCATCCGTGGCTGATGCCGGACTTCTGGCAATTTCCCACAGTCTCGATGGGACTCGGGCCAATCTGTTCGATCTATCACGCCCGTTTCCTGCGATACATGCAGCATCGAGGCCTGATGGACACGTCCAGGTCTCGGGTCTGGGCGTTTCTCGGCGACGGCGAATGCGATGAGCCGGAGACACTGGGCGCCATCACGCTGGCTTCCCGGGAGAATCTGGACAATCTGACATGGGTCATCAACTGCAACCTGCAGCGGCTGGACGGTCCGGTTCGCGGAAACGGCAAGATCATTCAGGAACTGGAAGCTGCATTCCGCGGCGCCGGCTGGAACGTGATCAAAGTCATCTGGGGCAGTGACTGGGATCCACTGCTGCACGCCGACGTGGAAGGCAAGCTGGTCAAGCGCATGGGCGAAATCGTCGACGGCCAGTTCCAGAAGTATACCGTCGAGTCGGCGGACTATATTCGCGACCACTTTTTTGGCGTCGACCCGGACCTGCTGGAAATCGTCGCCAACGTCTCCGACGAAAAACTGGAAAAGATGCGCCGCGGCGGTCACGACCCGAAAAAGGTCTATGCTGCCTACCACGCGGCCGTCCGGCATCAGGGAGCCCCCACCGTCATATTGGCCAAGACAATCAAGGGCTATGGACTCGGAGAATCCGGCGAAGGCCGCAACACGACTCACAACGAAAAGAAGCTCAATGACCGGGAACTGAAGAATTTCCGAACGCGCTTCAACATTCCCGTCAGCGACGAAGATGTCAATGAAGTGCCGTTCTACCGCCCGTCGGACGACAGCGAGGAAATGCAGTACCTGAAGAAGTGCCGGGCGACCCTGGGCGGCTCGGTCCCTTCACGAAGTCCCGTCGATGAACGCCTGCCGGTTCCTGATCTGGACGACCGGTTATTTCAGGCCAGACCGCTGTTGTCCGGCAGTGACGGCGGTGAAGGATCCACCACGTTCGCACTGGCCGCCATTCTGCGCGGCCTGGTCCGGCACAAAGGCATCGGTAATCGCGTGGTGCCCATTATTCCGGACGAAGCCCGTACTTTCGGGATGGAAAGTCTGTTCTCCCTGTGTGGAATTTATGCCAGCAAGGGCCAGCTTTATGAGCCCGTCGACGCAGGCACGCTGATGTACTATCGGGAAGCCAAGGACGGGCAGTTGCTGGAAGAAGGGATCAACGAAGCGGGTGCCATGGGCTCGTTCATCGCCGCCGGTTCGGCCTATGCCAATCTCGGAATGAATATGGTGCCCTTCTATATCTATTATTCGATGTTTGGCTTTCAGCGAGTCGGCGATCTGATCTGGTGCGCCGGTGACATGCGAGTCAAGGGTTTCCTTTGCGGCGGGACATCCGGCCGCACCACGCTCAACGGTGAAGGTCTGCAGCACGAAGACGGGCACAGCCAGTTAATGGCCACGACTGTCCCGAATCTTCGAGCCTATGATCCGGCCTGGGGCTACGAACTGGCCGTGATAATCCAGGAGGGTCTGCGTCGCATGTATGCGGAAGGCGAAGAGATTTTCTATTATCTCAGCGTCTACAACGAAGCCTACGAACAGCCGGCAATGCCGGATGACGATGGTATTGCCGAGGGAATCATCAAGGGAATGTACCGCTACAGCAGCACGGACAGCGGTGAAGGTCAGCAGCACCGTCCGCAGTTGTTCGGCAGCGGGCCAATTCTGCGCTGCGCTTTGGCGGCTCAGCAGATCCTGAAGAACACCTGGGGCATCGGGTCGGATGTCTGGAGCGTCACCAGCTACAGCGAGCTGCGCCGTGAAGCGATGGCCTGCCGTCACTACAACGATCTGCACCCGGACGACGCTCCCAGAAAGAGCTACCTGGAACGGACTCTTGAAAATGTCACCGGGCCGTTCGTATCCACCAGTGACAATGTGCGTCTGGTGGCGGACCAGCTTCGTGAGTGGATTCCGGGTGAATATCTTGTGCTGGGCACCGACGGTTTCGGCCGCAGCGAAACCCGGGAAGAACTGAGGCGGCATTTCCGGATCGATGCCGAATCAACCGCCTTCGCGGCATTGCAGGGACTGGCTCGCATGGGAGCCTTTGACAGGGCACAGTTGTCCGAGGCAATCGATCGTCTCGGCTTGAACCGGGATGCTCCGTTTCCGATCGATGCGTGA